In Plasmodium cynomolgi strain B DNA, chromosome 6, whole genome shotgun sequence, the sequence GCCATTTCAGCCCCCCATACAGGAGGGTAATTTATATGCTTTTGCAGGAGGGAATGGCAAACCGAGTGAACGTCGCAACCATGTGGCTGCACCGCTTAGCTGCTGTGCCGCTGTGCCGTTcctatttccccttttcggcGCGCACTGTCAAATGGCTGGCTATTAAATCCGGCgcgacgtaaaaaaaaaaaaaaaaaaaaaaaaaaaaaaaactacttcTCAGTTGTTTGCAAATGAAAAGGCACAGAACAGGAGACTCAGCAGAAACgcggagaaggggaaaaacaggatgggggggaaataaagtAACTCGTGGGGAGATCGTCAtccattttgcttccctcCACTTGGCCCATGCGGTTAATCCTCGTCCTTTCGCCCCCTTCACCCCGTCGCCCCTCCGCTTCTCCGCCTCTCCGCTTCTCTGCTTCTCTGCTTCTCTCCCCCGCCAAGACGCAGTGCTGCCTACTTTTCCCGGTCGGCGTATGGGTCCTGAACCACCACCAACGTGTAATCTTTGTCCGGAGCGATCATTATTTCGTGCTTCTTCGATCGCAAGCGCAGGAAGGTGATGTCGTTCTGTGGGGAAGGGACGGGAATGAAAGCAACGAAGGAAGGAATGAAAGCAACGAAGGAAGGaaacgaaaataaaagaaaggaGGGAAAGCAACAACACGAAAGGGACGTAAGAGGGGGGATGTGCCATGGCGCAGGGGTGCGCCTAAATGGCCAGCCGAGCTGTGCGGCCGAGCTGAGCGGCCCAGCTGAGCGACCCAGCTAATGCCTTCCGCTTCGCCGTCACCAGCGCACTCACCTGGGGATCCAACTCCCTAATGACATCCCGGGCCTTATTCGAAAGCTGCGTCAGCAGGGACGCGTGCAGATCCGACTGCTGCTGATCGAAGgtactttttattattaaccCCTCCCTGTTGACCACCAGGATGCCAACAACCCCCTTGTGACTCTTTATCCTGTTTAGGATTTCTTCCGCCTCGCTCTGCAGTAAGGAGGGAGGAGCAGCGAGTGACGGGCGAGGTGGACGGGCGAGGTGGATGAACCAAGTTGACGGACCAAATAGACATACTACCTTCCTCTATACCTCCCTCTGTACCTCCCTCTATACCCCTCCGCGCAAGCAAAAGGCCCATCAGCGTAGGGCGCCCTATTGCTTTAGCGCATTCTCTGGCTTGTTAATGAGCGAAGAGGTGGGTCTCTATAGACAGGCAGGCAGGACGGCTCTCTCCTCAGTAGCTGTTTTCATCTTAACATCCCACTCAACTGTCACTTCGCATAGAGGGACGCGCAGAGGGGGTACCCGCTCCGGGAGGTTCACAGTCGAACGGATCATCCGTCCGTCAGCCTGTCTGCCTGTCCGTCTCCTCCCTCCGCAaggttatttatttatttttttgtgttaccATTTTTGCTATGTCCTATGCTACGATGGGTGGATGGATCGAtcgattgtttttttttttcttcctgttctttttcttccgcttcttcttcttcgacgCCTTCGCTAACCCACGGATGGACACTCGAACGATGCGGAAAGTAAATCAAAGAGGACACACGCGCGTCTCGTGTGGTCTGGTCGGGGTGAGGGAAACTCCAGCACGTGGTAGGGCAAACGTGTGGACCGCGAGGCGAACATACTCATTTGCGGTTTGCGATTTGAAATTTGCGATTTGAGGTTTGCCATTTGAGGTTTGCGATTTGAGCATTCGGCATTATCCCTCCAGCGTTCCTTTTCTTGTGAGCAGACAATCCCAATCGGCTGCTTCTCTTTTTAACTCCCTCGTGGGGATTAACTCACTTTTCAATTCCCAAAGGCGCCTCCCTCCCCAGCACGTCGCGtgtgtgcacaaaaaaataaaaaacggaGGAGCGCAGGAAGGGCGAAGTGAAGCGGCACAGGGATGGCGAATGAAGCGGCGCAGGGATGACGAACTAAAGCGGCGTAGCAAATGCGAACGCTGCACCGGATGGCCCTTTCGCAGACGCAAGGAACGTCTACAAGCCGAGTCACCAAAGAAACAAAGACGCTCGGGTTACACCTTTTAGAAAGAAGGCACCTCCTAAGGGTGGACTCGCGCACGCAGGGCAGCGGTTTGACGCAACTATGAAGGGACACCCCTCCGCGGAGGCCCCCCACGCAGGGCAGCGGTTTGACGCAGGTGCACACACTTCATTTGCACCGCACTGGGTCGCCACGTGGTCCACCTGCCCCGCCTGACCGGACTGACCGGACTGACCGGACTGACCAGCCTAACCCGACTGACCAGCCTAACCCGACTGACCCGCCTAACCCGCCTAACCCGACTGAGCAACTTGCCCCATTTCCCCTGCCCGCAACTCCACGAACACAATAGATGACACCCTCCGGAGGGGGCTCGAAAAAGTTCACAAAAGTTGCAGTCGAAAATGATTCTGCTTTGTTCGCTTGCGTGCACAGACACGCATGGATAAAGGAAGGGCCGCGAACAGGGCCTCAAAAAGGGCCTCAAAAAGGGCCTCAAAAAGGGCCTCAAAAAGGGCAGCGAAAAGGGCCTCAAAAAAACCCTCGAAAAGCCCCGCGAAGGTGGACACAAATGGAAGCACGGGGGCAGCGAGCCAAACGGAGGAGAGCGCGCCACGCCGAGAGCGGCAAGACgcgagacaaaaaaaagcttcaAACAAATCGGCGGTCACGCTGCCGCTGTTGGCGATGTTGACGATGTTGGCGGTAACGCTGCCGCTGTTGGCGAGGCTGACCTCGGTGACGATGCGTAACTCACGCGTATGCTCGAAGCTGGGGAGAGGGGGAGCTCCGTAGCAGCCCCTAAAAAAAGCAGCCCCTTAAAAAAGCTACCCCCTCTCAGGCTGCCTCACGTGCGTAATGAGCTGAACGCACTTAACGAGCTCAATAAGTTTGGCTCCTCTTACAGATGGTGGAACAGGTCGAAGGAGTCGTTGCTCTTGGGCGCCTTCGTGTTGAGGAAAGGCTTCGTACGTCCTGCACCCTTGCCGCTTTTCCCCGTGCTGCTCCTGTTAGCAGAACCACCCCCGATGGTCCTGCTCCGTCTCCCGTCGCTGCTGCTCACCTGGTTCAACGGCACCTTTTTAGTGCCCACCAGCGTCTGACACTCCTTCCTCAGTTTGATTTTCTCCAGCAGCCTCGCGATGTGTGGCGACTTCACGGACCGACTCGGAATGTGCATGCTCTTCCTCATCTCCCCGGGGGATGTCACATCGAAGTATCCGAACTTGTACGTGTCCGGCGCGTTCACCGGCTTGCGGGCGTTCGCACCGGTGGCGCTGCTGTTGGTGGTGCCGTTATTAGTGTCTGTGCTAACAGCGGTGTTGACACTGTTCATACTGCTGTTAACGCCGCCGGTACTGCCGCTAACACCGCTCACACTGCTGCTAACACCGCTCacaccgctaacaccgctaacaccgctCAC encodes:
- a CDS encoding roadblock/LC7 family member (putative), translated to SEAEEILNRIKSHKGVVGILVVNREGLIIKSTFDQQQSDLHASLLTQLSNKARDVIRELDPQNDITFLRLRSKKHEIMIAPDKDYTLVVVQDPYADREK